One Olsenella sp. oral taxon 807 DNA segment encodes these proteins:
- a CDS encoding DUF4406 domain-containing protein translates to MSDLEGKFVFLSGPVTGLAREDACQRFLDAEMTCISLGAKYAFNPMRDVDAHLTHEEAMRVCLEELTATWLDGSTEYGLLVSLPGWEDSDGARLERAVAEAIGIPCAELGELSELGGE, encoded by the coding sequence ATGAGTGACCTAGAGGGCAAGTTCGTCTTCCTCTCGGGCCCGGTCACGGGCCTGGCGAGGGAAGACGCGTGTCAGAGGTTCCTGGACGCTGAGATGACGTGCATCAGCTTGGGTGCCAAATACGCCTTCAACCCGATGCGGGACGTGGATGCCCACCTCACCCACGAGGAGGCCATGCGCGTGTGCCTGGAGGAGCTGACGGCGACCTGGCTGGATGGCTCCACCGAGTACGGCCTCCTGGTCTCGCTGCCCGGCTGGGAGGACAGCGACGGCGCGAGGCTTGAGCGCGCCGTCGCCGAGGCGATCGGCATCCCCTGCGCGGAGCTGGGCGAGCTGAGCGAGCTGGGGGGCGAGTGA
- a CDS encoding class I SAM-dependent methyltransferase, with translation MGPALDVCCGPRSFYFDKADPRVTFCDLHPRHMTLCDGRALDVSPDVVSDFRDLPFPDESFSLVVFDPPHLDVGAGWQVGKYGKLDPKGWRRDLTEGFSECLRVLRPGGVLVFKWCEYRIPLRDVLACCPATPILGNRRPKASKTHWVLFMREGASRP, from the coding sequence ATGGGCCCCGCTCTTGACGTGTGCTGCGGGCCGAGGAGCTTCTACTTCGACAAGGCCGACCCCAGGGTCACGTTCTGCGACCTCCACCCGCGCCACATGACGCTCTGCGACGGCCGCGCCCTCGACGTGAGCCCGGACGTCGTCTCCGACTTCCGCGACCTACCGTTCCCCGACGAGTCGTTCTCACTCGTGGTCTTCGACCCGCCGCACCTGGACGTGGGCGCCGGATGGCAGGTGGGCAAGTACGGCAAGCTCGACCCGAAGGGATGGAGGCGCGACCTCACGGAGGGCTTCTCGGAGTGCCTTCGTGTGCTCAGGCCGGGCGGCGTGCTGGTCTTCAAGTGGTGCGAGTACCGCATACCGCTCAGGGACGTGCTGGCATGCTGCCCGGCGACGCCCATTCTCGGCAACCGCAGGCCGAAGGCGAGCAAGACGCACTGGGTGCTGTTCATGAGGGAGGGGGCGAGCCGGCCATGA
- a CDS encoding phage major capsid protein, translated as MPGITTDKITLPKEVAQGIVSKARDASTIQTLSPATPLIFADADTMVFTEEPEAEWVAEGGEHSSMEAKFKPVPMGRHKAHVTIRLSDEVEWADEDNQLQIVDAVTDSAAAAVGRGLDYGVYHAIDPSKGTVAAGMTALTAGANSVTATAKPQDDVDALVEKVNEDWDVTGIALSKGFANSLRKIRVEATGQRLYPEIPLNLKMGNFDGIAAATSSTVNGARAKVPTKVLAILGAFNLIRWGLVRDISMEIITMGDPDGNGDLKKLGHVAYRVELVYGWAVLDPKGFAVLKAA; from the coding sequence ATGCCAGGAATCACCACAGACAAGATAACCCTACCCAAGGAGGTGGCGCAGGGCATCGTCAGCAAGGCGAGGGACGCCTCGACGATCCAGACGCTCAGCCCGGCGACGCCCCTCATCTTCGCGGACGCGGACACGATGGTGTTCACGGAGGAGCCCGAGGCCGAGTGGGTCGCCGAGGGCGGCGAGCACTCCTCCATGGAGGCGAAGTTCAAGCCGGTGCCCATGGGACGCCACAAGGCGCACGTGACCATCCGACTGTCCGACGAGGTGGAGTGGGCCGACGAGGACAACCAGCTCCAGATCGTGGACGCCGTGACCGACTCGGCGGCGGCGGCCGTGGGCCGAGGCCTCGACTACGGCGTCTACCACGCGATCGACCCGAGCAAGGGCACCGTGGCGGCCGGCATGACGGCCCTCACGGCCGGGGCCAACTCCGTCACCGCGACCGCCAAGCCCCAGGACGACGTTGACGCGCTCGTCGAGAAGGTGAACGAGGACTGGGACGTGACGGGCATCGCCCTCTCGAAGGGCTTCGCCAACAGCCTCCGCAAGATCCGCGTCGAGGCCACGGGCCAGCGCCTGTACCCGGAGATACCGCTCAACCTGAAGATGGGGAACTTCGACGGCATCGCCGCCGCGACCTCCAGCACGGTCAACGGGGCCAGGGCCAAGGTGCCGACGAAGGTCCTCGCGATCCTGGGGGCCTTCAACCTCATCCGCTGGGGCCTCGTGCGCGACATCTCGATGGAGATCATCACGATGGGCGACCCGGACGGCAACGGCGACCTCAAGAAGCTCGGGCACGTCGCCTACCGCGTCGAGCTCGTCTACGGATGGGCCGTCCTCGACCCCAAGGGCTTCGCCGTGCTCAAGGCCGCCTGA
- a CDS encoding phage portal protein, with product MASALISRQMASAPGLSARDSALVLELVDEWHRRWPRNVLRDRYYLGHVRVKDLGVSVTPAIARRLDPRVDWAAKCVDWWAGRVQWEGVTCADDGDTEALASVLAANDMRNLVHKVASSALRHSCAFLAVTSGDPGLGEPRTVVSGFPATAASALWDAARKRIRAGLVVVETRRRPGSPRRVPTLAYALTDDRMVVLRSDGGAWSAEVMPHGMERVPMVQVAYHPTLERPFGRSRITRTVMSLVDDAQREMMNMTAAAAFAAAPQKFLLGADKTAAEKIRDSPFAAFIGSIFAATSNGKGQVPTFGQLAQLSMQPHTEYLRDLAAQFSGSTGVPLSSLGIVSDNPSSAEAIWMGKEDAVVDIQAYVEGLKRSLADVCVMALASERQQPFGEAMASVGSPMVHFASPATPSEVSMADAMSKQISAIPWLASSDVALRKLGYDEEQVAQLRSDRRKAEAREGATTVLGGGDADRSGGAGALP from the coding sequence ATGGCAAGCGCCCTGATATCGCGGCAGATGGCCTCGGCGCCCGGACTCTCCGCGCGGGACTCCGCACTCGTCCTTGAGCTCGTGGACGAGTGGCACCGGAGGTGGCCGAGGAACGTCCTTCGCGACCGCTACTACCTCGGCCACGTGCGGGTGAAGGACCTCGGCGTCTCCGTGACGCCCGCCATCGCCAGGAGGCTCGACCCGCGCGTGGACTGGGCCGCGAAGTGCGTCGACTGGTGGGCCGGCCGCGTGCAGTGGGAGGGCGTCACCTGCGCCGACGACGGCGACACCGAGGCGCTGGCGTCGGTCCTCGCCGCCAACGACATGCGAAACCTCGTGCACAAGGTCGCGTCCTCGGCGCTCCGCCACTCGTGCGCCTTCCTCGCCGTGACGTCCGGCGACCCCGGCCTGGGGGAGCCCCGGACCGTCGTGAGCGGGTTTCCCGCCACGGCGGCCTCGGCGCTCTGGGACGCGGCCAGGAAGCGCATCCGCGCGGGCCTGGTCGTGGTCGAGACGAGGCGGCGCCCCGGCTCGCCGAGGCGCGTGCCGACGCTCGCCTATGCCCTCACGGACGACCGCATGGTCGTCCTCAGGTCCGACGGCGGCGCCTGGTCGGCCGAGGTCATGCCGCACGGCATGGAGCGCGTGCCCATGGTCCAGGTGGCGTACCACCCGACGCTGGAGAGGCCCTTCGGGCGCTCCCGCATCACCCGCACGGTCATGAGCCTCGTGGATGACGCGCAGCGCGAGATGATGAACATGACCGCCGCCGCCGCGTTCGCGGCCGCCCCGCAGAAGTTCCTCCTGGGCGCCGACAAGACGGCCGCCGAGAAGATCAGGGACAGTCCCTTCGCGGCCTTCATCGGGTCGATCTTCGCCGCGACGTCGAACGGAAAGGGGCAGGTTCCGACGTTCGGCCAGCTCGCCCAGCTCTCGATGCAGCCCCACACGGAATACCTCCGCGACCTCGCCGCGCAGTTCAGCGGCAGCACCGGCGTGCCGCTCTCCTCGCTCGGCATCGTGTCGGACAACCCGTCGAGCGCCGAGGCGATATGGATGGGCAAGGAGGACGCCGTCGTGGACATCCAGGCGTACGTGGAGGGCCTCAAGCGCTCCCTGGCCGACGTCTGCGTCATGGCGCTTGCCTCCGAGAGGCAGCAGCCCTTCGGCGAGGCCATGGCCTCCGTGGGGAGCCCGATGGTGCACTTCGCGAGCCCGGCGACGCCGTCGGAGGTGAGCATGGCGGACGCCATGTCCAAGCAGATATCGGCCATACCGTGGCTCGCGTCCTCCGACGTCGCCCTGCGCAAGCTCGGCTACGACGAGGAGCAGGTCGCGCAGCTCAGGAGCGACCGCCGCAAGGCGGAGGCCAGGGAGGGCGCGACGACGGTGCTGGGAGGCGGGGATGCTGATAGGTCGGGCGGCGCAGGAGCGCTACCGTAG
- a CDS encoding holin, whose product MDDKAIRWLRAAGVRALKTAAQAAVALIGTNAVGVTDVAWGAVAGAAALAAVLSLLTSVAGLPEVEVEG is encoded by the coding sequence ATGGACGACAAGGCGATCAGATGGCTGAGGGCGGCGGGGGTGCGCGCCCTCAAGACGGCGGCGCAGGCGGCCGTGGCCCTCATCGGCACGAACGCGGTCGGCGTGACCGACGTGGCGTGGGGGGCGGTCGCGGGGGCGGCGGCCCTCGCGGCTGTGCTCTCGCTGCTCACGTCAGTCGCGGGGCTGCCCGAGGTCGAGGTGGAGGGGTGA
- a CDS encoding Gp19/Gp15/Gp42 family protein produces the protein MDPLATPGDLAHFWVGYDASMEGRARALLSAVSAAIRASCDVATVDPEVLRLVCCQATARMMQAGESGQGVTQESWAASPYSGSVSFANPSGDLFLTAFERRLLGIDEPWAGHVMGRLG, from the coding sequence ATGGACCCGCTGGCGACGCCCGGCGACCTGGCGCACTTCTGGGTGGGCTACGACGCCTCCATGGAGGGCAGGGCGCGCGCCCTGCTCTCCGCCGTCTCGGCGGCAATCCGCGCGTCGTGCGACGTCGCCACGGTGGACCCCGAGGTCCTCAGGCTCGTCTGCTGCCAGGCGACGGCCCGCATGATGCAGGCCGGCGAGTCCGGGCAGGGCGTCACGCAGGAGTCGTGGGCGGCGAGCCCCTACAGCGGGTCGGTGTCCTTCGCCAACCCGTCGGGGGACCTCTTCCTCACGGCCTTCGAGCGCCGGCTGCTCGGCATCGACGAGCCGTGGGCCGGCCACGTCATGGGGAGGCTGGGATGA
- a CDS encoding GH25 family lysozyme, protein MRGIDVSSHDGWPYQDSTEGCYRESDFVIAKATQGTGYVNPHFREAIDRAIGDGKLVGAYHYANGGDAEAEARHFRDVISDYIGTAVPCVDWEAMIGAQARNPSWGDTDWVRRFADAYHGMTGTWPMVYVQASAILQVASCHPDCPLWVAGYRSDDATWDVPGFAWDTDPWDGYAVWQFTSGHESTDRNVSDLTRADWARMAESSESVGRRLREMVEDGIWWVEHGNLGYDQGDRDSWVDSGYQTGTEVDCSSFVIGLLRKHGFDVGGASWTGNMREELCAHGWEVVPNDGNPQLGDILLNDGRHTAISCGDGTMIQASRGEEGHRVRGGEPGDQDGRETNRSPYRDYPWDCYLRYGGGPAAGGTSIDVDGYLGPRTARAMQLVFCGQDFGDRRISSQPLAVRPLWPSDSGGIEWRSPAEGSLTIAAMQRAVGVDDDGFAGPDTTQALQRHLMGEGYDVGPSGDDGYIGHDSCRALQRYLNDRL, encoded by the coding sequence ATGCGTGGCATTGACGTCTCCAGCCACGACGGCTGGCCGTATCAGGACTCGACGGAGGGGTGCTACCGCGAGAGCGACTTCGTGATCGCGAAGGCCACGCAGGGGACGGGGTACGTGAACCCGCACTTCCGCGAGGCGATCGACCGCGCCATCGGCGACGGGAAGCTCGTGGGAGCCTACCACTACGCGAACGGCGGGGACGCTGAGGCCGAGGCCCGCCACTTCCGCGACGTGATCTCAGACTACATCGGCACGGCGGTTCCCTGCGTGGACTGGGAGGCCATGATCGGCGCGCAGGCCAGGAACCCCTCCTGGGGGGACACCGACTGGGTTCGCCGATTCGCGGACGCCTACCACGGGATGACCGGCACCTGGCCGATGGTCTACGTGCAGGCCTCCGCCATCTTGCAGGTGGCGAGCTGCCACCCGGACTGCCCTCTCTGGGTGGCGGGATATCGCTCCGACGACGCCACCTGGGACGTCCCCGGCTTCGCCTGGGACACCGACCCCTGGGACGGCTACGCCGTCTGGCAGTTCACGAGCGGGCATGAGTCAACGGATCGCAACGTCAGCGACCTCACGCGCGCGGACTGGGCGCGCATGGCCGAGTCCTCAGAGTCCGTCGGCCGACGGCTGCGCGAGATGGTGGAGGACGGCATCTGGTGGGTCGAGCATGGCAACCTCGGCTACGACCAGGGCGACCGAGACAGCTGGGTCGACTCCGGCTACCAGACGGGCACGGAGGTGGACTGCTCCTCCTTCGTCATCGGCCTCCTGCGCAAGCACGGCTTCGACGTGGGGGGCGCCAGCTGGACGGGTAACATGCGCGAGGAGCTGTGCGCCCACGGCTGGGAGGTCGTGCCCAACGACGGCAATCCCCAGCTCGGGGACATCCTGCTCAACGACGGCCGCCACACGGCCATCAGCTGCGGCGACGGCACCATGATCCAGGCGTCGCGCGGCGAGGAGGGGCACAGGGTCAGGGGCGGAGAGCCAGGTGACCAGGACGGCCGCGAGACCAACCGCTCCCCGTACAGGGACTACCCCTGGGACTGCTACCTGCGCTACGGCGGCGGGCCCGCCGCCGGGGGCACGTCCATAGACGTGGACGGATATCTTGGCCCCAGGACCGCCCGCGCCATGCAGCTGGTCTTCTGCGGACAGGACTTCGGCGACCGCAGGATATCGTCTCAGCCCCTCGCCGTGAGGCCGCTCTGGCCGAGCGACTCCGGGGGCATCGAGTGGCGCTCGCCCGCCGAGGGGTCCCTTACCATCGCGGCCATGCAGAGGGCCGTCGGCGTGGACGACGACGGATTCGCCGGCCCCGACACCACGCAGGCCCTCCAGCGCCACCTCATGGGCGAGGGCTACGACGTGGGCCCGTCCGGCGACGACGGCTACATCGGCCACGACTCATGCCGGGCGCTCCAGAGGTACCTCAACGACCGCCTGTAG
- the yfcE gene encoding phosphodiesterase translates to MRLLIASDIHGAADWCARLMKVIEVENPDRVVLLGDLLYHGPRNDLPRDYAPKRVIEMLNSIAKQVIAVRGNCDAEVDQMVLDFPCMADYNVLWDPDATNPVTGGRGRELFLTHGHVWGPGIHNSVDAWPTLPAGAALVYGHTHKWVLETHADGHPHAGITVFNPGSVGIPKDEIHGYGIYENGRFEHLSLGDE, encoded by the coding sequence ATGAGGCTACTTATCGCATCCGATATCCACGGGGCGGCTGACTGGTGCGCCCGCCTGATGAAGGTCATCGAGGTCGAGAACCCCGATCGCGTCGTTCTTCTTGGTGATTTGCTCTATCATGGGCCACGCAATGACCTGCCCCGCGACTACGCGCCCAAGCGTGTGATAGAGATGCTCAACTCTATTGCCAAGCAGGTGATCGCAGTCAGGGGCAACTGCGATGCCGAGGTCGACCAGATGGTGCTGGACTTTCCCTGCATGGCCGACTACAACGTGCTTTGGGACCCCGACGCCACGAACCCCGTCACGGGAGGACGGGGGCGCGAGCTCTTTCTCACCCACGGCCACGTGTGGGGGCCTGGCATCCACAACAGCGTTGATGCGTGGCCCACGCTACCGGCGGGGGCGGCCCTTGTGTACGGACACACGCACAAGTGGGTGCTCGAGACGCACGCCGATGGGCATCCGCACGCGGGCATCACGGTCTTCAACCCGGGCAGCGTAGGCATACCCAAGGACGAGATCCACGGCTATGGCATCTACGAGAACGGGCGCTTTGAGCACCTCTCCCTTGGCGATGAGTGA
- a CDS encoding HNH endonuclease, which produces MASNPRISNGSARRKLKARLRALGLPCAICGRPIDYDLPSGHPMCFEMDEDRPVSRWREFGYPSARACALDWGNLQAVHRRCNQRKGALTTREFLRGEGARPRGRVRPIVSSRAWGVCPPGVPDG; this is translated from the coding sequence ATGGCGAGCAACCCCCGCATATCCAATGGTTCGGCGCGCCGCAAGCTCAAGGCGAGGCTCAGGGCGCTCGGTCTTCCGTGCGCGATATGCGGCAGGCCGATAGACTACGACCTCCCGTCAGGACACCCGATGTGCTTCGAGATGGACGAGGACCGCCCCGTCTCGCGGTGGCGCGAGTTCGGCTATCCGTCGGCGAGGGCCTGCGCCCTCGACTGGGGCAACCTTCAGGCGGTGCATCGTCGCTGCAACCAGCGCAAGGGCGCACTCACAACCCGCGAGTTCCTGCGCGGCGAGGGCGCGCGGCCGCGCGGCAGGGTGCGCCCGATCGTCTCGTCGAGGGCATGGGGGGTATGCCCCCCCGGGGTACCCGATGGCTAG
- a CDS encoding GntR family transcriptional regulator, with protein sequence MSENDQLLAEIKLDQFSPTPLYRQVAEGLRDRIVSGELAVGTALPTENTISEALGIGISTVRCAYATLVKEGLVTRRPRRGSFVSSPELARQLDGLYSFSSETRRLGRVPSTKVISFTETTPSPEVKLQLGLTSRERIFEIIRVRFADDIPIMLEGSHVPVRICPKLTKKDVEGSLYETITQASGSAPAEAHEVHKAVVLDAEQARVLGREAGAPAFLIFRTTQNTRGEKFEYCVSVCPADSTHYEIMLSPDSTSISKVQAQ encoded by the coding sequence GTGTCAGAGAACGACCAGCTGCTTGCAGAGATCAAGCTTGACCAGTTCTCGCCCACGCCTCTCTATAGGCAAGTGGCAGAAGGCTTGCGCGATAGAATTGTGTCAGGGGAGCTCGCCGTAGGAACGGCCCTGCCCACAGAGAATACGATCAGCGAGGCCCTCGGCATCGGGATCTCAACCGTACGTTGCGCCTATGCGACTCTCGTGAAGGAGGGTCTGGTGACGCGCAGGCCACGGCGTGGGTCCTTTGTCTCTAGCCCCGAGCTCGCCCGGCAGCTTGATGGGCTCTATAGCTTCTCGTCGGAGACACGACGCCTGGGCAGGGTGCCGAGCACCAAGGTGATCTCGTTTACGGAGACCACCCCTTCTCCCGAAGTCAAGCTACAGCTTGGACTCACCTCAAGAGAGAGGATCTTTGAGATCATACGCGTCAGGTTTGCTGACGATATCCCCATTATGCTCGAAGGTTCTCATGTGCCTGTCCGGATCTGTCCCAAGCTCACCAAGAAAGATGTCGAGGGATCCCTGTACGAGACGATAACCCAGGCTTCTGGTTCGGCACCAGCCGAGGCCCACGAGGTACACAAGGCGGTGGTTCTCGATGCGGAGCAGGCACGGGTCCTTGGCAGGGAAGCGGGCGCGCCTGCCTTCCTGATCTTTCGCACCACCCAAAACACACGCGGCGAGAAGTTCGAGTACTGCGTGTCGGTCTGCCCGGCCGACTCAACGCACTACGAGATTATGCTCAGCCCTGACAGCACATCCATCTCTAAGGTACAGGCACAGTAG